The Populus alba chromosome 6, ASM523922v2, whole genome shotgun sequence genome contains a region encoding:
- the LOC118048199 gene encoding protein PSK SIMULATOR 1 isoform X1 — protein MGQAMVADSWFINWRWNSRKVSAETDKESIGVLAYEVAGLMSKVVNLWNYLSDREINRLREEIVNSVGVKRLVAEDHDCLMDLALNEILENFRLIARSVARLGRKCKDPPFLLFERFVNDPVGNNLEWFGWQYRLKKMERKVKKMEKFVAVTMQLSQELEVLAELEQTLRRLQANADLDRVKLLQFQKKVMWQRQEVRNLREMSPWIRNYDYVVRLLARSLLTILERIKHVFEINQLPSAQGNSNCKQRNPDCLPQTRSFSVLMQSSILPSEDILHGFSSVPTGTSGSTSGLAAEKYKISQQQLQPYHQSSSLHGKQSRVKTKRLSHVGSFKECMMSGSDSPILLTCNSAVGGSLRLTSDYMKKVELMEKSNMESLSRSNRFYSKLALFNSKQGLLKAPSSTLGAAALALHYANLIILIDKVASSTHMIDFETRDDLYGMLPTTIRSALKARLKAHAKSQASFVYDVSLAAEWNLALSQILEWLSPLAHNMIRWQSKQNFERAHEVSSTNVLLFQTLHFADQAKTEAAITELLVGLNYICHGEHDEKALPEIPGCRASSFYEPKRDHAYYMAQD, from the coding sequence ATGGGACAGGCGATGGTAGCTGACTCGTGGTTTATTAATTGGAGGTGGAACTCACGAAAAGTCTCTGCAGAGACTGATAAGGAATCAATTGGAGTATTGGCATATGAAGTTGCAGGCTTGATGTCCAAGGTCGTTAATTTATGGAACTATTTGAGTGATAGAGAGATCAATAGGTTGAGGGAAGAGATTGTCAACTCAGTTGGAGTTAAAAGGCTTGTAGCTGAGGATCATGATTGCCTGATGGATCTTGCACTAAATGAGATACTGGAGAATTTCAGGCTAATTGCCAGATCTGTGGCTCGGCTTGGTAGGAAGTGCAAAGACCCTCCTTTCCTCCTATTTGAACGTTTTGTTAATGACCCGGTTGGGAATAATCTTGAGTGGTTTGGGTGGCAATATAGATTAAAGAAGATGGAgaggaaagttaaaaaaatggagaaatttGTTGCAGTTACAATGCAATTGTCTCAGGAGCTGGAAGTTCTTGCAGAACTTGAACAAACTCTTAGGAGACTGCAGGCCAATGCTGACTTAGATCGTGTGAAATTGCTCCAATTTCAGAAGAAAGTAATGTGGCAGCGACAGGAAGTTAGAAATCTGCGGGAGATGTCACCATGGATTAGAAACTATGATTATGTTGTCCGTCTTTTGGCAAGATCACTTTTAACTATACTTGAGAGAATCAAGCATGTTTTTGAGATTAATCAACTACCATCTGCTCAGGGAAACAGCAATTGCAAACAGAGGAATCCTGATTGTCTTCCTCAGACCCGTTCCTTTTCTGTTCTAATGCAATCTTCTATACTTCCTTCAGAGGATATTCTACATGGGTTCTCTTCAGTACCTACAGGAACATCAGGTTCGACTTCAGGACTGGCTGCTGAGAAGTATAAAATAAGCCAGCAGCAGCTTCAACCTTATCATCAGTCATCCAGCCTACATGGAAAGCAGTCTCGtgtgaaaacaaaaagattgtCTCATGTTGGTTCTTTTAAAGAATGCATGATGAGTGGAAGTGATTCTCCTATTTTGCTGACCTGCAATTCTGCTGTTGGTGGTTCTTTGAGGCTCACAAGTGACTATATGAAAAAAGTTGAGCTAATGGAAAAATCAAATATGGAATCTCTTTCACGCAGCAACCgattttattctaaattagcTCTATTCAATTCAAAGCAGGGGTTGTTGAAAGCCCCCTCATCCACTCTTGGTGCTGCTGCTTTAGCTCTCCATTATGCAAATTTGATCATATTAATTGATAAGGTAGCTTCATCAACTCATATGATTGACTTTGAAACAAGAGATGACCTGTATGGCATGTTACCTACAACTATAAGATCTGCTCTGAAGGCTAGGCTCAAGGCGCATGCCAAATCTCAAGCTTCATTCGTATATGATGTTTCACTTGCAGCAGAGTGGAACCTGGCTTTGTCACAGATATTGGAATGGCTGTCTCCACTGGCTCATAACATGATAAGATGGCAGTCCAAGCAAAACTTTGAGAGGGCACATGAGGTTTCCAGCACAAATGTACTCCTGTTTCAGACCCTCCATTTTGCGGATCAAGCAAAGACTGAGGCTGCAATAACAGAACTTCTTGTTGGTCTGAACTACATCTGCCACGGAGAACATGATGAAAAAGCCTTGCCAGAGATTCCGGGCTGCAGAGCTAGTTCCTTTTATGAGCCAAAAAGGGATCATGCATATTATATGGCACAGGATTGA
- the LOC118048199 gene encoding protein PSK SIMULATOR 1 isoform X2 — protein sequence MVADSWFINWRWNSRKVSAETDKESIGVLAYEVAGLMSKVVNLWNYLSDREINRLREEIVNSVGVKRLVAEDHDCLMDLALNEILENFRLIARSVARLGRKCKDPPFLLFERFVNDPVGNNLEWFGWQYRLKKMERKVKKMEKFVAVTMQLSQELEVLAELEQTLRRLQANADLDRVKLLQFQKKVMWQRQEVRNLREMSPWIRNYDYVVRLLARSLLTILERIKHVFEINQLPSAQGNSNCKQRNPDCLPQTRSFSVLMQSSILPSEDILHGFSSVPTGTSGSTSGLAAEKYKISQQQLQPYHQSSSLHGKQSRVKTKRLSHVGSFKECMMSGSDSPILLTCNSAVGGSLRLTSDYMKKVELMEKSNMESLSRSNRFYSKLALFNSKQGLLKAPSSTLGAAALALHYANLIILIDKVASSTHMIDFETRDDLYGMLPTTIRSALKARLKAHAKSQASFVYDVSLAAEWNLALSQILEWLSPLAHNMIRWQSKQNFERAHEVSSTNVLLFQTLHFADQAKTEAAITELLVGLNYICHGEHDEKALPEIPGCRASSFYEPKRDHAYYMAQD from the coding sequence ATGGTAGCTGACTCGTGGTTTATTAATTGGAGGTGGAACTCACGAAAAGTCTCTGCAGAGACTGATAAGGAATCAATTGGAGTATTGGCATATGAAGTTGCAGGCTTGATGTCCAAGGTCGTTAATTTATGGAACTATTTGAGTGATAGAGAGATCAATAGGTTGAGGGAAGAGATTGTCAACTCAGTTGGAGTTAAAAGGCTTGTAGCTGAGGATCATGATTGCCTGATGGATCTTGCACTAAATGAGATACTGGAGAATTTCAGGCTAATTGCCAGATCTGTGGCTCGGCTTGGTAGGAAGTGCAAAGACCCTCCTTTCCTCCTATTTGAACGTTTTGTTAATGACCCGGTTGGGAATAATCTTGAGTGGTTTGGGTGGCAATATAGATTAAAGAAGATGGAgaggaaagttaaaaaaatggagaaatttGTTGCAGTTACAATGCAATTGTCTCAGGAGCTGGAAGTTCTTGCAGAACTTGAACAAACTCTTAGGAGACTGCAGGCCAATGCTGACTTAGATCGTGTGAAATTGCTCCAATTTCAGAAGAAAGTAATGTGGCAGCGACAGGAAGTTAGAAATCTGCGGGAGATGTCACCATGGATTAGAAACTATGATTATGTTGTCCGTCTTTTGGCAAGATCACTTTTAACTATACTTGAGAGAATCAAGCATGTTTTTGAGATTAATCAACTACCATCTGCTCAGGGAAACAGCAATTGCAAACAGAGGAATCCTGATTGTCTTCCTCAGACCCGTTCCTTTTCTGTTCTAATGCAATCTTCTATACTTCCTTCAGAGGATATTCTACATGGGTTCTCTTCAGTACCTACAGGAACATCAGGTTCGACTTCAGGACTGGCTGCTGAGAAGTATAAAATAAGCCAGCAGCAGCTTCAACCTTATCATCAGTCATCCAGCCTACATGGAAAGCAGTCTCGtgtgaaaacaaaaagattgtCTCATGTTGGTTCTTTTAAAGAATGCATGATGAGTGGAAGTGATTCTCCTATTTTGCTGACCTGCAATTCTGCTGTTGGTGGTTCTTTGAGGCTCACAAGTGACTATATGAAAAAAGTTGAGCTAATGGAAAAATCAAATATGGAATCTCTTTCACGCAGCAACCgattttattctaaattagcTCTATTCAATTCAAAGCAGGGGTTGTTGAAAGCCCCCTCATCCACTCTTGGTGCTGCTGCTTTAGCTCTCCATTATGCAAATTTGATCATATTAATTGATAAGGTAGCTTCATCAACTCATATGATTGACTTTGAAACAAGAGATGACCTGTATGGCATGTTACCTACAACTATAAGATCTGCTCTGAAGGCTAGGCTCAAGGCGCATGCCAAATCTCAAGCTTCATTCGTATATGATGTTTCACTTGCAGCAGAGTGGAACCTGGCTTTGTCACAGATATTGGAATGGCTGTCTCCACTGGCTCATAACATGATAAGATGGCAGTCCAAGCAAAACTTTGAGAGGGCACATGAGGTTTCCAGCACAAATGTACTCCTGTTTCAGACCCTCCATTTTGCGGATCAAGCAAAGACTGAGGCTGCAATAACAGAACTTCTTGTTGGTCTGAACTACATCTGCCACGGAGAACATGATGAAAAAGCCTTGCCAGAGATTCCGGGCTGCAGAGCTAGTTCCTTTTATGAGCCAAAAAGGGATCATGCATATTATATGGCACAGGATTGA
- the LOC118048283 gene encoding LOW QUALITY PROTEIN: iridoid oxidase (The sequence of the model RefSeq protein was modified relative to this genomic sequence to represent the inferred CDS: inserted 2 bases in 2 codons; deleted 3 bases in 2 codons; substituted 6 bases at 6 genomic stop codons): MDTNNQLSPFGLTHLREIAQSEEAPQRKGPLEITSYMFRTVVAGEQGRKLNTENGDRLEFTCRVGSFYVRGIVSAAETGKSRVDTKQQPPGPPAWPVFGNIFDLGAIPHQTLYKLKEKYGPVIWLKLGYTNTLVIQSAETAAGLFKNHDLAFSDRKVLVFTAHNYYQGSQALGWYGPNWRMLQRLCSTKLMINXXKQIDQTAVLRXKCNDDMIRYVDEDVAEAQAQGESVEIKVAHYLFLMTFNLIGNLVLSRDLLNPRSKDGHEFYDAMNNVMKWAGTPNVAEFLIFLKWLDPQGXMRNMVQDMGQTMRIVEKFVKERTGEWKPGRKKSNDFLDALLERVGGEKDGPDVISDQNRLIIILEMSFGGSETTSTAMEWAMTELXRNPTVWDELXEELHQVVGPKXKVEESDIDHLPYLQPVVKETLRLHPVIPLLLPQNTLEDTNFMGHLIPKDTQVFANAXGIGRDPDSWVDPMSLKPERFLGSNIEYRGQIFEFIPFGSGRRICVGMLLAHRVVLLGLASLLHCFDWELGSNYAPETIDMNERMGLTVQKLKPLKAKPKQIGRMINVK; encoded by the exons GGGAACAAGGAAGAAAACTAAACACAGAAAATGGAGATCGCCTGGAATTTACTTGCCGGGTAGGGTCCTTTTATGTCAGAGGCATTGTTTCTGCTGCTGAAACAGGAAAATCGAGAGTTGATACCAAACAACAACCACCGGGCCCCCCGGCATGGCCAGTCTTTGGTAACATCTTTGACCTCGGAGCCATTCCACACCAGACATTGTACAAGCTCAAAGAAAAGTATGGTCCTGTAATTTGGCTAAAACTTGGATACACAAACACCTTGGTGATACAGTCTGCCGAGACTGCTGCAGGATTATTCAAGAATCATGACCTTGCTTTCAGCGATCGCAAAGTCCTTGTGTTTACAGCTCATAATTACTACCAAGGATCACAGGCACTAGGTTGGTATGGCCCAAACTGGCGCATGCTCCAGCGTCTCTGCTCAACAAAGCTCATGATAAATTGATAA AAGCAAATCGATCAGACAGCTGTCCTCCGATAGAAGTGCAATGATGACATGATAAGGTATGTTGACGAGGATGTTGCAGAAGCACAAGCACAGGGAGAGTCGGTGGAAATCAAGGTCGCCCACTACCTCTTCCTTATGACCTTCAATCTAATTGGCAATCTTGTGCTGTCACGGGATCTTCTGAACCCTCGGTCAAAAGATGGCCATGAATTCTATGATGCCATGAACAATGTCATGAAGTGGGCTGGGACACCAAATGTGGcagaattcttaatttttttgaaatggctGGATCCTCAGG TCATGAGGAACATGGTGCAGGACATGGGACAAACCATGAGGATAGTGGAGAAATTTGTGAAGGAGAGGACAGGGGAGTGGAAGCCagggagaaaaaaatcaaacgacTTCCTAGATGCACTATTGGAGCGTGTAGGTGGCGAAAAAGATGGGCCTGATGTGATCTCAGATCAAAATAGACTAATTATCATACTG GAAATGTCTTTTGGTGGATCAGAAACTACAAGCACCGCGATGGAATGGGCCATGACAGAGCTATAGCGCAACCCTACGGTATGGGATGAAC CAGAAGAGCTTCATCAAGTTGTTGGACCCAAATGAAAGGTTGAGGAAAGCGACATAGATCATCTTCCATATTTGCAGCCAGTGGTTAAGGAAACACTAAGGTTACATCCAGTCATTCCTTTACTGCTTCCACAAAATACTTTAGAAGATACAAACTTCATG GGACACCTAATACCCAAAGATACACAAGTTTTTGCGAATGCATAGGGTATTGGGAGAGACCCAGATTCTTGGGTGGATCCCATGTCTTTAAAGCCTGAGAGATTTCTAGGATCAAACATTGAGTACAGGGGACAGATTTTCGAGTTTATTCCATTTGGATCTGGGAGACGAATTTGTGTGGGCATGTTATTAGCTCATAGGGTAGTTCTCCTTGGTCTAGCCTCTCTGCTGCACTGTTTTGACTGGGAGCTTGGCAGCAATTATGCTCCAGAGACCATAGACATGAATGAGAGGATGGGACTAACAGTGCAAAAGCTCAAACCCTTAAAAGCTAAACCAAAGCAGATAGGGAGAATGATAAATGTCAAATGA